In the Magnolia sinica isolate HGM2019 chromosome 15, MsV1, whole genome shotgun sequence genome, one interval contains:
- the LOC131227415 gene encoding uncharacterized protein LOC131227415 isoform X2 has protein sequence MLCCSTPRWAPFRSWLRDYDKIQWVAVLFIYIQIACALVGSLGALYNGVLLINLVVALFALIAIESNSQSLGRTYAVLLACAILLDVAWFILFSHAIWNISSDKYGPFVIFSVRLALWMQIIGFSVRSLSSLLWIQMYRLGVSSVESTSYQEVDFDLRNSFLNPSNPGLARQNSVSDEILGGSIYDPAYYSSLFEDPKDNGYANAHDGGSVSDDGGTTSAAESSQLKSCISRSFQDGSAVRKPQTS, from the exons ATGCTCTGTTGTTCAACACCGAGATGGGCACCCTTTAGATCGTGGCTTCGTGACTACGACAAGATTCAGTGGGTCGCCGTTCTGTTCATCTACATCCAG ATTGCCTGTGCTTTGGTCGGATCTCTCGGAGCATTATATAATGGCGTGTTGCTTATCAATTTGGTGGTGGCACTCTTTGCGCTCATCGCAATCGAGAGTAATAGCCAAAGCCTTGGGCGGACCTACGCTGTTCTTCTTGCTTGTGCAATCCTGCTTGATGTCGCATGGTTCATTCTATTCTCACACGCAATATG GAACATTTCTTCTGATAAGTATGGACCTTTTGTCATCTTCTCAGTGAGGCTCGCTCTATGGATGCAAATTATTGGGTTTTCAGTGAGGTCGCTGTCCTCATTGTTGTGGATTCAGATGTACAGACTGGGGGTTTCATCCGTAGAGAGTACATCCTACCAGGAAGTAGATTTCGACCTAAGGAATAGTTTTTTGAACCCTTCAAATCCTGGTTTAGCAAGACAGAACTCTGTTTCCGATGAGATATTAGGAGGTTCTATCTATGATCCAGCTTATTACTCCTCTCTTTTTGAAGATCCTAAAGATAATGGTTATGCCAATGCG CATGACGGGGGAAGCGTTAGTGATGATGGTGGGACTACATCTGCTGCTGAATCCTCGCAGCTCAAATCATGCATTAGCAGATCTTTTCAG GATGGTAGTGCAGTAAGGAAGCCCCAGACCTCTTGA
- the LOC131227415 gene encoding uncharacterized protein LOC131227415 isoform X1, giving the protein MLCCSTPRWAPFRSWLRDYDKIQWVAVLFIYIQIACALVGSLGALYNGVLLINLVVALFALIAIESNSQSLGRTYAVLLACAILLDVAWFILFSHAIWNISSDKYGPFVIFSVRLALWMQIIGFSVRSLSSLLWIQMYRLGVSSVESTSYQEVDFDLRNSFLNPSNPGLARQNSVSDEILGGSIYDPAYYSSLFEDPKDNGYANAHDGGSVSDDGGTTSAAESSQLKSCISRSFQVICDGSAVRKPQTS; this is encoded by the exons ATGCTCTGTTGTTCAACACCGAGATGGGCACCCTTTAGATCGTGGCTTCGTGACTACGACAAGATTCAGTGGGTCGCCGTTCTGTTCATCTACATCCAG ATTGCCTGTGCTTTGGTCGGATCTCTCGGAGCATTATATAATGGCGTGTTGCTTATCAATTTGGTGGTGGCACTCTTTGCGCTCATCGCAATCGAGAGTAATAGCCAAAGCCTTGGGCGGACCTACGCTGTTCTTCTTGCTTGTGCAATCCTGCTTGATGTCGCATGGTTCATTCTATTCTCACACGCAATATG GAACATTTCTTCTGATAAGTATGGACCTTTTGTCATCTTCTCAGTGAGGCTCGCTCTATGGATGCAAATTATTGGGTTTTCAGTGAGGTCGCTGTCCTCATTGTTGTGGATTCAGATGTACAGACTGGGGGTTTCATCCGTAGAGAGTACATCCTACCAGGAAGTAGATTTCGACCTAAGGAATAGTTTTTTGAACCCTTCAAATCCTGGTTTAGCAAGACAGAACTCTGTTTCCGATGAGATATTAGGAGGTTCTATCTATGATCCAGCTTATTACTCCTCTCTTTTTGAAGATCCTAAAGATAATGGTTATGCCAATGCG CATGACGGGGGAAGCGTTAGTGATGATGGTGGGACTACATCTGCTGCTGAATCCTCGCAGCTCAAATCATGCATTAGCAGATCTTTTCAGGTTATTTGC GATGGTAGTGCAGTAAGGAAGCCCCAGACCTCTTGA
- the LOC131227415 gene encoding uncharacterized protein LOC131227415 isoform X3 has protein sequence MLCCSTPRWAPFRSWLRDYDKIQWVAVLFIYIQIACALVGSLGALYNGVLLINLVVALFALIAIESNSQSLGRTYAVLLACAILLDVAWFILFSHAIWNISSDKYGPFVIFSVRLALWMQIIGFSVRSLSSLLWIQMYRLGVSSVESTSYQEVDFDLRNSFLNPSNPGLARQNSVSDEILGGSIYDPAYYSSLFEDPKDNGYANADGSAVRKPQTS, from the exons ATGCTCTGTTGTTCAACACCGAGATGGGCACCCTTTAGATCGTGGCTTCGTGACTACGACAAGATTCAGTGGGTCGCCGTTCTGTTCATCTACATCCAG ATTGCCTGTGCTTTGGTCGGATCTCTCGGAGCATTATATAATGGCGTGTTGCTTATCAATTTGGTGGTGGCACTCTTTGCGCTCATCGCAATCGAGAGTAATAGCCAAAGCCTTGGGCGGACCTACGCTGTTCTTCTTGCTTGTGCAATCCTGCTTGATGTCGCATGGTTCATTCTATTCTCACACGCAATATG GAACATTTCTTCTGATAAGTATGGACCTTTTGTCATCTTCTCAGTGAGGCTCGCTCTATGGATGCAAATTATTGGGTTTTCAGTGAGGTCGCTGTCCTCATTGTTGTGGATTCAGATGTACAGACTGGGGGTTTCATCCGTAGAGAGTACATCCTACCAGGAAGTAGATTTCGACCTAAGGAATAGTTTTTTGAACCCTTCAAATCCTGGTTTAGCAAGACAGAACTCTGTTTCCGATGAGATATTAGGAGGTTCTATCTATGATCCAGCTTATTACTCCTCTCTTTTTGAAGATCCTAAAGATAATGGTTATGCCAATGCG GATGGTAGTGCAGTAAGGAAGCCCCAGACCTCTTGA